TCGTGGTCGGGACGCTGTTCGTCGCGACCACGCAGGGGTTGCAGGTCGAGGCCGACAGCGAGCAGTTGGCGACGCTGACCGCAATCGGGTTCTCGCGGCGCGCACGCGCGGTACTGCTCGTCGTGCAGGCGCTGGCGCTCACGCTCGTCGGCGGCGCGCTCGGAATCGTCCTCGCCTACGGGACGACGGCGGTGACGAACTACGCCGCCACGCGCGCCATCGCGCCGGTCCCCATCGCCAACTTCCACCCCCTGCTGGTGGTCTACGGTCTCGGCGTCTCGGCGTTCATCGGGATACTGGTCGCGCCGTACATCCTCGCGATGGAGCGACGCACCGAGGGCGTCTCGGAGGTGATTCGGTGAGCGAACTTCGCCGGAGTCGGCCAGTCTCGGCGGCCCAGTTCGGGCCGCCGCGGAGGTGGACCGATGAGCAAACTCCGTGTCGCGGCCTCGGTCGCGGCCGCCCAACTCCGCCACGACCGCGCGCGGACCGCGCTCGCGGTGGTCGGCATCGCGGTGGCGGTTCTCTCGACGACCCTGCTGGCGAGTCTCGGCTACGGCGTCTTCGAGACCGGCCAGCAGAAGTTCGACGCCTCGGGGCGGGACCTCTGGGTCACCGGCGGGTCGCTCTCGGAGGGTCCCGGCGGGTTCGGCACGTCCATCACGGACTCCCACATCACGGCAGGGAACATCGAGTCTCGCGAGACGGTCGAGTCGGCGGTGCCGATGGCGTTCAGGGCGGTGTACGTCGGCAACGGGTCGGGAGAGATGCAGACGCTCGTCGGGGTCGGCGTCCCCGGCGGCGGCGGAGCGGTCGATATCACCGAGGGCGAGGGGTTCCAGACCCACGACGTTCACTACGCGGGCGGGGACTACGACGGGAACATGACCTACTCGGTCATCATCGACACCCGGACCGCGGAGATGTTCGACGTGGGCGTGGGCGACACGCTCCACATCGGCGGGTCCGTCGAGACCGCGAAGCAACACAACTTCACGGTCATCGGCATCTCGCCGACGTTCTCCAGCTTTCTGGGCGCGCCGACGGCCACGATGCACCTGAGCGAACTCCAGCAGGTCACCGGCACCACCGGGACCGACAAGGCGACGTTCATCACGGTGAACCTGAAGGACAGCGCGAACGTGAGCGCGGTCGAACAGCGCCTCCAGCAGAAGTACCCCGACTACACGATTCGGACGAACGACGAACAGATGCGCGCGGTCCTCCAGCACAACGCGGTGGTCATCGCGGTCGGCGGCGCGCTGGTGGTTCTCGCGGTGGTCGCGGGGTTCGCGCTGACGCTCAACGTCCTCTCCATCGTCGTCTTCCAGCAGAAGGAGGAACTCGCGGCGCTGACAGCGCTCGGCGTCTCCCCGAAGACGCTGGTGGCGATGGTCTCCGGGCAGGGCGTCCTGCTCGGCGCGCTCGGCGGAATTCTCGGAGTCGCCGTGACGCCGCCGTTCGTGGTCGCCCTCAACTTCGTCGCGGCCGAAATCGTCGGCTTCGAGGGACTGGTGCAGGCACCGATGTCGGTCCTCGCGCTCGGCGGAGCCATCGCGCTGGTCATCGGGACGCTGGCGGCCGCGGTCGCCGGGTGGCGGACGCTCCGGACGGTCGGCATCGACCAGTTGGCGCGGTGAGAGCGAGAGGACAGAAGGCGTAGACTCCGCTCGACTTCTCCTCCAGAAAGCGAGAAGAGAGGGAGAACCGAGAGCGAGAGGAAGCGAGAGAGAGAAAGCGGGACTTCCGGACGAAGCTTTTTGTGGCGCAACGTTGGGACTCGTCCCGATGGGAGAAACCGACACCGACGCGTGCGCTCGATGCGGGGGTCCGCTCGACCCGGAGCGCGACCACCACGTCTCGCTGTCTCGGACTTCGGTGGACCTCCGGACGGCATCGAAGGAGACTGACGAACGGCTGTTCTGCCTCGACTGCACCGCGTCGTATCTCGACGACGCGGGGCGAACTGCGGGCGCAGACCCCGTCGGGGAGTGAACTGAGAGCGCTGCGGGGATTACAGCGTGATGGACTGGGACTGCTTGACGACCCGATTGCCCGCGTCCTTGGCGCGAATCGTCACGTCGAGCGTGCTGCCGACCGGGAACTGGAAGAGGTCCCATCCGGAGGCCGACTTGCCGCTCACGTCCGTCACCGAGAAGTTCACGTCGGCCGTGCCCTCGTGGACGACGACCTCAACCACGTCGAGGTCGGCGTCGGTGTCGGCGACGGCCCACTTCACCGAGAACATGCGGTCGTCGCCGAGTTGTTCGCTCTTCGAGACGTCGAACCGTTGGACGGTGGGCGCGGACTCCGCGGCCCCGCCGCCGAACGCCACTTGGCCGTAGCCGCCCTCGCCGAACCCGGCCGATTCGGCCGCGGTGGCCCCGCCGGAACCCGCGGCGACCGCCGCCGCGGCGGACCCGGCGAGTTTCAGGTAGGAGCGTCGGTCGAGTAGGGAGGTCTCTGCCTCGTCGTCTGCTTTGAATTGCTCGCGTGCCATGCGCAGTCGAAAGGCTTCGACCGGCGACTATGAACTTTATGGTCTGCTTGTAAAAAGAGAGAATTCTTTGAACCTTCACCGCCGCGAGGTGACGCGGCCGCGCCCGGCCGAGCAGTCGGCCCGGCGCGGGCGGTTCGACTCGTCGCTCGATTAGTTCGAACTACCGTTCTCGGTGTCCTCCTCCGGTCCGTCTCGGACCGTCACCTCGACGGACTTGCCGAAGTCGGTGGTCAGCACGTCGATGAACGTCTCGCCCGGTTCGAGGCCGAGGTCGGACTTCGACACGCTGAACTGGACCGACACGCTCTCACCGGCGTCAACCTTCACGCGGCGCTCCGCCACGAGGTCACCGTCGATGCGCAACTCCACGGTGTCGGTCACGACTTGGTCGCTCGGGTTGCTGACCTCCGCGTTCACGACCAGCGTGCCCTCGTTCAGGACTATCGTTCCGGGCGCTGTGAGCGCGGGCACGCGGAGCGACGGCTCCTCGGCGGACGGTTCTTCCGTGGTCGTCTTTTCGTCCGGTGCTTCCGTCTCCTCGGTCGTGGTCGTCTCGGTTTCCTCTGTCGTGGTCGTTTCTGTCTCCTCGGTAGTGGTCGTTTCAGTGGTCGTCGTCTCGGTCGGCTTCTCAGTCGTCGTCTCGGTCGGTGCTTCCGTCTCTTCCGTCGTGGTTTCGGTCGGTGCTTCCGTCTCCTCCGTCGTAGTCGTCTCCGACACCACCGTCGTCTCGGGCATCATCTCGTCGGGCACGTTGAACTCCACGCCCTTCGGCGCGGTCACGACGAACTCGACGTTCTGGACGGACACGTTCCGGAAGACGAACCGAACGTCCTGCAGGTCCGAGGAAGCAATCTGTCGCTCCTCGGTCGCGGCCTCGCCGACGCTCTCGGCGGGCGAAGCCCCGCTCAGAATCTTCGTGAGGTCCACGCGGACCGTCTGGTCGCTGACCGAAACGTTCTCCACGACGACCGTGCGGTCCACGTCGTCGGGGTTGCCCACGACGAACGAGAACTCGTTGACGTGGACGCTGTCGATGTGGAACCGGACCGTCTGCTCCGGCACGGACGGTCCAGCCTCTTTCGTCGTTGTCGTCGTCTCGGTCGGCTTCTCAGTCGTGGTTTCGGTCGGTTCTTCGGTGGTCGTGGTCGTCTCAGTCGTCTTTTCGGTCGTCGTCGTTTCCGTGGTCGTCTCGGTTTCTTCCGTCGTCGTTGTCGTCTCCGTCTCGGGCGGCTCCTCCGTCGTGGTCTCCGTCTCGGGGACCTCCGTCGTAGTCGTCTCCTCGGGCTCCGCCGTCGTGGTGGTCGTGGTCTCGGTGGACGCCTCGACCGTCACCGTGGCCTCGTCCGCGACGACCTGATTCTCTACGGTGTAGGCGCTGTCCTCCTGACCCTGCGTCGCCACGAAGTCGAAGCTCTGGTTGTCGTTCGTGTCCCGGTAGGCGAGCGCGAGCAGGCGCTGGGACTCGTCGACCGGTTCGTCGAGCCTCACCTGGACGTTCTCGTGGGTTCCCGGTTCGAGGTACTCCGAGACCCCGCGGACGCTACCGAGAACCGACCCGTTGAGGAGGCTCGTGTCGTGGACGACGACGAAGCCCCCGTCGGTCAGGTTCACCTGCGAAATCGTGACGACGGTCCCGTTCGTGGTCTGGTTCTCGAACGTGACCGACGTGTTCGCTACCGTCTGATTCTGTCGTAACACCTCGCTCGACGGCGACGCGTCGTCCGCCGCGTCCGGACCCGTCGCCCCGAGCGTGGTTGTCACTCCCCCGAAAGCTGTTCCCAAAACGAGTACGATAGCCAAGGCTGCGTGCTTGTGACTCACTGTTTTTCTCCCCCGGCGAATACTCTACGACGAATGGTATAAATCCGCTGGCGGCCGGTAGACCGGTTCTCAGCGTATCAGACCGAGAGACGGCGACCGACCCATCGCGGAATCGCCGCGACGACCCGGACGCCGGGCGCGCCGTCGTAGAGCCAGAGACAAAACGTCAGAAGAGCGAACAGTCCCTCGTCGCTCGCGAGCGCGGCCAGCGAGAGTTCTTGCAGGTGGGCCACGAAGCTCTGTTCGGTCCCGTAATCTATCGCCGGCACCAGCGGCCACGCGAGGAAGCCGAGCAGGTAAACGTCGCCCGCGAGCAGCGGGTCGAGCGCGTCGCCCAAGAGGTGCGAGAGGTAGCCGATGGCGAACGCCGACGCCACGGTGCCGCGGTCGAGCAGACGCAACAGGACCGACAGTACTGCGAGGAAAACGACTGCGATAATCAGCGAGTGGGCCAGCGACCGCCCGTTCGGGATGACGCCGAACGTCCACGCGAGCGGTTTGTCCACGAGGTCGGGGAACTGCGTCCCGAGCGCGAGTGCGACGGTCGCGTACCCGTCGGGTGCGCGCCGGGCGCTAACGTGGACGAAGGCCGAATACAACAGATAGCCGACAGCGAGATGCCCCCAAGGCCACATGCGGGTTGGTTGGGAACACGAGCGCTTAGTCCTTCGGGCGAAGGCGACGCGTTAGGCAGTCACAACCGCGTCGTTTCCGGTAATTCAAACGTTCAACGAGCAACGGGTTTTTTAAAAGAGAGAGTGGTCGTATCTGTGGGGAATGGGAAATGAAAGCTGTTATTCTAGCCGCTGGAAAGGGCACTCGTCTCCGGCCGCTGACCGACGACAAGCCCAAGGGAATGGTCGAGATAGACGGAGAACCGATTCTGACCCACTGCTTCGAGCAGTTGGCCGAACTGGGGGCCGACGAGTTCGTGGTCGTGGTCGGGTATCGCAAACAAGACATCATCGAACACTACGACGACGAGTACGAGGGCGTGCCGATCACCTACTCGCACCAGCGCGAGCAGAAGGGACTGGCACACGCGCTGCTGACCGTCGAGGAACACATCGACGACGACTTCATGCTGATGCTGGGCGACAACGTCTTCGACGCGAACCTCGGCGACGTAATAAACCGCCAGCAGGAGGACCGCGCTGACGCTGCATTCCTGACCGAGGAAGTTCCCTACGAGGAGGCCGACCGGTACGGGGTGTGCGACACGAACGACTACGGCGAGATAACCGACGTGGTCGAGAAACCCGAGGACCCGCCGAGCAACCTCGTGATGACCGGGTTCTACACCTTTACGCCTGCCATCTTCCACGCCTGCCATCTGGTTCAGCCCTCGAATCGAGGAGAGTACGAAATCAGCGAGGCCATCGACCTGCTCATCCAGAGCGGTCGCACCATCGACGCCATCCGGATGGACGGGTGGCGCGTGGACGTCGGCTATCCCGAGGACCGCGACAGGGCCGAGCGACTGCTCCGCGGCGAGGACCCCGAGGCCGCCGACTCCGAATCAGACTCGGCCACGGGTTCGGCCGAGGCGTCCTCGGACTAATCGCTCCGGTTCGCGTTCGTCACCGCCTCTCGAATCCGGCGCTCGACCGTTTTGCGCGACTGGGAGTGCGCCGAGACGGTCGAAACCCGGCCGTGGACGAGTTCCAACAGGTTCAGTTCCGAGAGCAGTCGATAGGTCTGCTCGCGGTCGATTCCCAACTCTCGTTGGACCTCGTAGAGCGTCTTTGCGGTACAAACCGCCTCGGTGACGCCGACCACCGAGAGGTCGTCGGGGAGTTCTACCGACTCGGCGATTTCGGCCGCGACGTCGCCGCTATCCGGTACGCTGTCGTCCGAAATCGTATCGCCGTCCGGCGTCGAATCGCCGTCTGTACCTTCGGCCGCCAGTTCGGGGCCGGTTTCGTCGGACGAGTCAGCGGTTGGCGCTCCAGACGAGTCCGTCTCGGGGTCGTGGATACCGTACTTGACCATGTAGTGACGAACCGTCTTCGGCGTCACGTCCACCCCTAACTCGTCGCGCATCTCCGGAAACGTACGCTCGGAGTCGTACACTTCCGCCAACCGCTCGGGGTCCTTGTACGTCGGTTTCGAACCGTCATCGTCGTGGCTCGGCGGTAGCGTCTCGGGGTCGTGGATACCGTACTCGACCATGTAGTGGCGAACTGTCTTCGGCGTCACGTCTACTCCTAACTCGTCGCGCATCTCCGGAAACGTACTCTCGGAGTCGTACACCTCCGCCAGCCGCTCGGGGTCCTTGTAGGGAGGTCGCTCACGAAGTTCGGTCTCGTCCGAGTCGGGCGTCGAGACGATAGCCGTCCCGCCGTCCGTGACCCCGTTCGCCGTTTCGTCGGTATCAGCCGTTACAGCCGTCAGTGAGGCCTCCTCGGCGTCTGTCGGGGACGCGTCTTCGATATCGCTTTCCGGACCGTCCTCGACAGCAGTCGGCGAAGCCACCCCGACCGTAGACGGAAGCGCCTCGATATCCGAAGCGCCCTCGTCTGCACAGTCGAAAGCCGCCGCGACCCGAATCGAAATAGCACCCTCGTCCGTCAACGCCGCGTTGGTCACCGATAACTCGGCGATATCGTCCGCGTCGGCCTGAATAGGTAGCTCGACGGATACGTCGGCTTCGAGGCCGTGGTTGGTGGCCTCGTTGCGCGACTGTAGCTCCGTAATCTCCGGTTCCGATTCTTCGAGTCGTTCGGCGAACTCCGCTAATCGTCGGAGTGAAGTACTGACCCCCATAGTTGCCACGTTTCTGGAACATCTTCTCTGCCAAGTGTGATAGTTATTCCCTCGTATACGTCCCAGTATTACGAATTACGGGTTATCACGTTCTGTGTGATATTTCCGCTTCCTGCCGAGAGAGACGTAACTCGTCGTGTCGCCCGCCACAGACGGCGTGGACGCGACCGGTGCCATCGCCACTCGTATCGGCCCGTTCGAGGTTCTCCATTCGGGTACACGTCCCGAATCTGACCTGTACTATCTCGGTTACGCCGGGTTTATACACGCCGATTAGCGTCGTCTACGCATGGGTCGTTGGGGCGAACTCGCCACGCAGATACACGGTGAGGCCGGCGACGAGCGACCGCCGTCGATAGAGGAGTTTCTGGAGTCCAACCACCAACTGTTCACCGTCATCGGCATCTTCGGTGCGCTCTCGGTGTACCTCATCAAGTTCCAGCAGTCGGCCGCCGAAACCGGGGCGGCGACCGGGTCGGTCGGCGCTATCCTGCTGCTGTTCCTGCTCACGTCGTCGGTGGCGGTCCGGAACTCCTACCGGTGTACCGAACGAGCGAGACGCCACGGCGCGTACCTCCTCGTGTTCGGGTACGCGGTCTTCATGTACTCGTTCGTCACGCTCGTGGTCTCTGTCGTCCTCGTCATCGTCGGCCGGTACGCGCAGGGCGCAGAGAGCGTCCTCGGGTCGAGTTTCGTCTACGCGCTCGTGTTCCTCTACGTACCCTTCATCTTCCGGGCCGACGCCTTCCGGGAGTTCGAAGGGTCGAGCGTCGCCGCGGCGGGCGTCCGGCGCGCTCCGCACTTCGGCGCCGTCGTGCTCGCGGCGTGGTACGCGATGCAGTGGTACCGCGGCACCCCGCCCGCTCTGGAACTCGACAGCGCGGCCTACTCCATCGGCATCGTGGCGAGTCTGGTCGGCAACCACTTCGTGCTGACCGCGTTCGCGTTCGGCGCGTTGTGGGTCGGAGACAGGGTCGTCACGGCGATTCGCGGATGAGTCGGTGAGAAGTCGGGCGTCCGAAGGAAGAAATCAGTCAGTACCTCCCCGCCATCCGGTCGATTTTCGGGTCGGTGAACACGTCCTTCTCGTCGTAACTCGGTGACGAGAACTCCGAGATTACCGCGCCGTCCCCGCCCGCTTTGAACCAGTGACGCGTGTCCGGCGGGATGGTGTACTGCTCGCCGGGTTCGAGGTGAATCTCCTCGCTCGCGGTGTAGAACTCCTCGCGCATCGGCGGGGAGACCGACCACTCGTCGGAACTCTCCGAGTCGTCGCCGTCGCCCTCGACGTAGAGATACACCTCGCCCGAGCGACACCGGAAGGTCTCGCGCTTGCCGGGGTAGTCGTCGAAGGGCGGATGGCGATGCTCGGGGCAGGTCTGGTCGGGGAACAGGACGAGTTCCTTCGCGCAGTAGCGGTCGTCGTTGACGTAGACGACGATTTCGGTCCCGACCGATTCGAGGTCGCCGAGACCGTAGTCCACGACTTCCATTTCGTCGCGCTCCTCGTCGGTGAGGACGACGCCCGCGTCCGCGAGCATGTCTGCGGCGCGTTCGCGGGCCCGCGCTCGCTCGACTTCGTCGGTCATGACCGCCGGTTCGGGGCGGCGAGTAAAAAACGGTCGGGTGGCCGTCGCCGATTGCTCGGGCGACGGTGTTCGGTCGGCCATCGTTCGTTGGGCGGTCGTTCAGTCGGCGGCCGTCAGTCGTCGAGGTCGGACCGGTCGGCGAGTTTCATGAACGAGACGTTGCCGCGCTGGTCGAGTTGGATGCGGTAGCCGTGGTACGAGAACTCGATTTCGGCCTGCGCCTCCGGCGGTGGCGGCGTCTCGAACAGGTGTTCGACCATGTGGTCTATCTGGTCGTAGAGGGGCGGCAGGTCGGTCACGTCGCAGTTCTCAAGATTGGCGACGAGACGGAGGAGACTCCGGTTGGCCTCCTCGGCCTCCGGCGTTATCCTCCGGTGACGTATCCGTCGCTCCGATTCGGAATCTTCGCCCTCGCCGTCCGATACCCCGTCGTCTTCCCCCACTTCTTCGTTCCCACTCGGCATCACCAGTAACGTAGCCCCGAAGCGGGGAAAATTTAACTCTGGGTTTCTCGCGGCGTGCGCCGAAACGAAGCGCCGTCCGGGGTCGCGTCTCTACTGCCGAAGGGTTGCGGTCGCCGCGGCGCGGTCACTCGTAGGTCTTCTCGCCGGCCTCGATGGCGACTTCCAGCCAGTTCTCCGTCGGCGGAAGCGGACACTCGTACCGGTCGGAGTAGGCGCAGGTCGGGTTGTACGCCTCGTTGAAGTCGACCACCCACTCGCCGTCGTCGGTCCGGTGGTCGGCGGGTTCGAGGTCGAGGTACCGGCCCGCGCCGTAGGTCTCCTCGCCGCTGGTCGCGTCGCGGAACGGCACCCAGAGGCGGGCGTCCTCGCGGTCAGTTTTGTAAGCCTGCAAGGTCGCCTCCTCGCCGTCAACCTCGAATCGGAACTCGCCCCACCGGAGGTACTCGCGTTCGCCCTCGGTGCTGGTGGAGACGGTGACGCGCTCCTTCTCGTCGTGTTCGCGGAGCGCGAGCGTGAACCGGAACGCCTCGTCGATGGGGAAGTGGTCGAGACCCTCGAACGAGTCGCGCTCGTCGTCGGGAATCGGCGACTGGGGATGCTCGGCGAAGTAGTCGTCTTTCTCGGCGCGCTGTCTGCGGATGGTCTCGCGCCAGTCGATACTCATGCGGAGAGATGCGTGTTCGGCGTTGACGTGTGTTTGGGCCAGAACGGCGACCCCGAGCAATCGCTCGCCGTTCGTTTTTCGAACCTGACGCGGCCGCCTCGCCGACAACCATTTGCCTGACGGCGTTGCCAATGGACTACAGATGTACAAAGCACAGATAACTGACGGCGAGCAGATAGAGTGCGCGGACTACGAGGAGGGCGACAACGGGGTCGAACTGTTCGACGAAGACGGCGACTTCATGGCCTTCGTGCCGTACCCCCACCTGCTCTACGTCGGGAACATCACCGAAGACGGGCAGATGGTCTGGTAGCCGGGGATAGTCTGGTAACCGAGGGCGTCGAGTTCAGTTCGGTACCGATTGCGCGACTCGCGCGGAAGGACCGTCCGGTCGCGACGACGCCGTTCGGTTCTGTAACGCGGCGGACCGAATCGAGCGATTACCGGGGCCCAAACGCCGCTCACGGGCCGCGTTTCGACCGAACGCAGAAACCTACGCGACTCGTCACGTAACCGTCTCACCGGAGTATCTGACCTGCGTGAATCAGATGCCCAACCGTTTCACACGTTCCGTTACTGGCCTGAATCCGACTTAATTGGGTCCGAACGGACGCAAGCGTCGCACCCGCCTAATAGCGTCTGGGTCGGAGAGTAGACCGACGATGAGTTCCGGAATAACCGACGACGACAAGGAGCGCATCGCGTCGTTCTGCGAGACTCCGTCGCACGCCCGTTCGCCCGACGACCTGACTCCAGACCAGTCCGACGACCGCCGAGACGACGACGGCGACGAGTCGCTGTTCCGCGCGGTCTGGCACCGGATACAGGGTCGGTAGCGCGGGCGATTACCCTTTTGCGAGCGGTCACTGAACCGTCACGTGTTTCTGCGAGCGGTCGCCGACCGTCACGTCCTTGGCGACTGCGGACGCGTTTTCTAGCATGGAGTTCAGCGTGATTCGCGGCGACATCGCCGAACAGGAGGCCGACGCGCTGGTCAACGCCGCGGGCACCAGTCTTCGAATGGGAAGCGGAGTCGCGGGGGCGCTCCGGCGGGCGGCGGGCCCGGAGATAAACGAGGAGGCGACGGCCGCCGGGCCGGTTGACCTCGGCGAAGTCGCAGTCACCGACGCCTACGACCTCGACGCCGAGTTCGTGGTCCACGCCGCCGCGATGCCCCATCACGGAGACGGGCGAGCGACGGCCCAGAGCATCGGGGACGCGACCAGAAACGCGCTCGAAGCCGCGGACGAGCGAGGCGCGTACTCGCTGGTGATTCCGGCGCTCGGGTGCGGCGTGGCGGGGTTCGACCTCCGCGAGGGCGCGCGAATCGTCTGCGAGGAACTCGCGGCGTTCGAACCCGAGTCGCTGTCGGACGTGCGGTTCGTGGCCTACGCCGACGACGAGTACGAGACGATTCGGGCCGTCGCCGACGACGTGCGCGACGGGTAATGTCACCTAATCTCAAATACCACCTATTTTTAAGTATGGGGCGTAATAACGCGGTACAGACACTACGACATGGGTTGGAGTAGTACGGTGGTAACCGGTAGCGAGTCGGGCGAGCGCAGGGTCTCGCGGACCCGCGACCGGTGCCGTGGGGAAGGGCACTTCTGTCAGAATCGCCGACCGAGCAGACGAACGCGGACGGAGGCCGTACCGAGTCGCCGCCTCGCCCGCCGCGGCGCAGACTGCGAAGTCGATCGCGCCGGCCGCGAGCGCGGACGACGTCCGGGAGGGACCCGAGAACGAGCATGAGCGAACAGTTACGCGAGGAGAAACGGAAGATAGAGGAGTTGCACGAGGTCGCCTCCGAGATGGAGGCCTGCAAGAGCAAAGCCGAGGTCTATCGACTCGCCGTCGACGCCGCGGAGGGCATTCTGGAGTTCGACATCTGCGGCATCGACATGGAGGAGGACGGCTACCTCGTCCCGAAGGCGAGTTCGTCGGAGATGCCCAACGACGGGTACGAGGCGCTCGAAGCGGACGAGGGACTGGCCGGCCGGACGTTCCAGAACGGCGAGTCGTTCCTGATTCCGGACGTACGGACGATGAGCGAGGCCGAACCGGTCCAAGAGCAGTACCGGTCCATCCTCAGCGTCCCCGTCGGCGACTGCGGCGTGTTTCAGGCGGGGTCCCGGGAAGCGATGGCCTTCGACGAGGACGACCTCGAACTCGCCGAACTCCTGATGAGTCACGTCACGGAGGTCATCTCGCGCATCGACTCTCAGTCGGCGCTCCGCGAGAGCGAGGAGAAGTACCGGACGCTCGTGGAGGGGAGCCACGACGCCATCTTCATCCACAGCGACGAGCGGTTCCGGTTCGTCAACGACCGCGTCTCGGAACTCACGGGCTACGACGAGGACGAACTCCTCGGCATGCCCGTGTCGAAGGTCGTCCACGAGGACGACCGCGACCGCGTCAGCGAACTCATCGAGCGACGCGAACGGGAGGGCGAGACGCCCCACTACCAGTTGCGAATCCGGACGAAGGACGGCGACGTTCGCTACGTCGAGTTGAGCGTCCAGTCCATCTCCTACGACGGCGAGCAGGCCCACCTCGGGTCGGCGCGCGACGTGACCGAGCGCAGGCGTCGAAAGCAGAAGGTAGAGCGCCAGAACGAGCGCCTCAAGGAGTTCGCCAGCGTCGTGAGCCACGACCTCCGCAACCCGCTCAACGTCGCGCAGGGCCACCTCGAACTCGC
The nucleotide sequence above comes from Halorussus limi. Encoded proteins:
- a CDS encoding ABC transporter permease, translated to MSKLRVAASVAAAQLRHDRARTALAVVGIAVAVLSTTLLASLGYGVFETGQQKFDASGRDLWVTGGSLSEGPGGFGTSITDSHITAGNIESRETVESAVPMAFRAVYVGNGSGEMQTLVGVGVPGGGGAVDITEGEGFQTHDVHYAGGDYDGNMTYSVIIDTRTAEMFDVGVGDTLHIGGSVETAKQHNFTVIGISPTFSSFLGAPTATMHLSELQQVTGTTGTDKATFITVNLKDSANVSAVEQRLQQKYPDYTIRTNDEQMRAVLQHNAVVIAVGGALVVLAVVAGFALTLNVLSIVVFQQKEELAALTALGVSPKTLVAMVSGQGVLLGALGGILGVAVTPPFVVALNFVAAEIVGFEGLVQAPMSVLALGGAIALVIGTLAAAVAGWRTLRTVGIDQLAR
- a CDS encoding DUF7282 domain-containing protein, giving the protein MTTTLGATGPDAADDASPSSEVLRQNQTVANTSVTFENQTTNGTVVTISQVNLTDGGFVVVHDTSLLNGSVLGSVRGVSEYLEPGTHENVQVRLDEPVDESQRLLALAYRDTNDNQSFDFVATQGQEDSAYTVENQVVADEATVTVEASTETTTTTTAEPEETTTTEVPETETTTEEPPETETTTTTEETETTTETTTTEKTTETTTTTEEPTETTTEKPTETTTTTKEAGPSVPEQTVRFHIDSVHVNEFSFVVGNPDDVDRTVVVENVSVSDQTVRVDLTKILSGASPAESVGEAATEERQIASSDLQDVRFVFRNVSVQNVEFVVTAPKGVEFNVPDEMMPETTVVSETTTTEETEAPTETTTEETEAPTETTTEKPTETTTTETTTTEETETTTTEETETTTTEETEAPDEKTTTEEPSAEEPSLRVPALTAPGTIVLNEGTLVVNAEVSNPSDQVVTDTVELRIDGDLVAERRVKVDAGESVSVQFSVSKSDLGLEPGETFIDVLTTDFGKSVEVTVRDGPEEDTENGSSN
- a CDS encoding metal-dependent hydrolase, with translation MWPWGHLAVGYLLYSAFVHVSARRAPDGYATVALALGTQFPDLVDKPLAWTFGVIPNGRSLAHSLIIAVVFLAVLSVLLRLLDRGTVASAFAIGYLSHLLGDALDPLLAGDVYLLGFLAWPLVPAIDYGTEQSFVAHLQELSLAALASDEGLFALLTFCLWLYDGAPGVRVVAAIPRWVGRRLSV
- the aglF gene encoding UTP--glucose-1-phosphate uridylyltransferase AglF, with the protein product MKAVILAAGKGTRLRPLTDDKPKGMVEIDGEPILTHCFEQLAELGADEFVVVVGYRKQDIIEHYDDEYEGVPITYSHQREQKGLAHALLTVEEHIDDDFMLMLGDNVFDANLGDVINRQQEDRADAAFLTEEVPYEEADRYGVCDTNDYGEITDVVEKPEDPPSNLVMTGFYTFTPAIFHACHLVQPSNRGEYEISEAIDLLIQSGRTIDAIRMDGWRVDVGYPEDRDRAERLLRGEDPEAADSESDSATGSAEASSD
- a CDS encoding D-lyxose/D-mannose family sugar isomerase, encoding MTDEVERARARERAADMLADAGVVLTDEERDEMEVVDYGLGDLESVGTEIVVYVNDDRYCAKELVLFPDQTCPEHRHPPFDDYPGKRETFRCRSGEVYLYVEGDGDDSESSDEWSVSPPMREEFYTASEEIHLEPGEQYTIPPDTRHWFKAGGDGAVISEFSSPSYDEKDVFTDPKIDRMAGRY
- a CDS encoding HalOD1 output domain-containing protein codes for the protein MPSGNEEVGEDDGVSDGEGEDSESERRIRHRRITPEAEEANRSLLRLVANLENCDVTDLPPLYDQIDHMVEHLFETPPPPEAQAEIEFSYHGYRIQLDQRGNVSFMKLADRSDLDD
- a CDS encoding DUF1684 domain-containing protein → MSIDWRETIRRQRAEKDDYFAEHPQSPIPDDERDSFEGLDHFPIDEAFRFTLALREHDEKERVTVSTSTEGEREYLRWGEFRFEVDGEEATLQAYKTDREDARLWVPFRDATSGEETYGAGRYLDLEPADHRTDDGEWVVDFNEAYNPTCAYSDRYECPLPPTENWLEVAIEAGEKTYE
- a CDS encoding macro domain-containing protein codes for the protein MEFSVIRGDIAEQEADALVNAAGTSLRMGSGVAGALRRAAGPEINEEATAAGPVDLGEVAVTDAYDLDAEFVVHAAAMPHHGDGRATAQSIGDATRNALEAADERGAYSLVIPALGCGVAGFDLREGARIVCEELAAFEPESLSDVRFVAYADDEYETIRAVADDVRDG
- a CDS encoding PAS domain S-box protein, giving the protein MSEQLREEKRKIEELHEVASEMEACKSKAEVYRLAVDAAEGILEFDICGIDMEEDGYLVPKASSSEMPNDGYEALEADEGLAGRTFQNGESFLIPDVRTMSEAEPVQEQYRSILSVPVGDCGVFQAGSREAMAFDEDDLELAELLMSHVTEVISRIDSQSALRESEEKYRTLVEGSHDAIFIHSDERFRFVNDRVSELTGYDEDELLGMPVSKVVHEDDRDRVSELIERREREGETPHYQLRIRTKDGDVRYVELSVQSISYDGEQAHLGSARDVTERRRRKQKVERQNERLKEFASVVSHDLRNPLNVAQGHLELARETDERRHFEKTGSALGRMESLIEDLLTLARQGQDVRETEPIDLESVVRRAWATVSTGTATLDVDDGLGEIEADDGRLQELFENLFRNAVEHADDGVTLSVGTLDGGTPCEESSPNLDAEDPPAAFGTNGFYVADDGPGIPESEREKVFEHGHTTADDGSGLGLAIVSSIVDAHGWNVRVCESESGGARFEVATA